Proteins encoded together in one Staphylococcus aureus window:
- a CDS encoding L-lactate dehydrogenase, which produces MNKFKGNKVVLIGNGAVGSSYAFSLVNQSIVDELVIIDLDTEKVRGDVMDLKHATPYSPTTVRVKAGEYSDCHDADLVVICAGAAQKPGETRLDLVSKNLKIFKSIVGEVMASKFDGIFLVATNPVDILAYATWKFSGLPKERVIGSGTILDSARFRLLLSEAFDVAPRSVDAQIIGEHGDTELPVWSHANIAGQPLKTLLEQRPEGKAQIEQIFVQTRDAAYDIIQAKGATYYGVAMGLARITEAIFRNEDAVLTVSALLEGEYEEEDVYIGVPAVINRNGIRNVVEIPLNDEEQSKFAHSAKTLKDIMAEAEELK; this is translated from the coding sequence ATGAACAAATTTAAAGGGAACAAAGTTGTATTAATAGGTAATGGTGCAGTAGGTTCAAGCTACGCATTTTCATTAGTGAACCAAAGCATTGTTGATGAATTAGTCATCATTGATTTAGACACTGAAAAAGTTCGAGGAGATGTTATGGATTTAAAACATGCCACACCATATTCTCCAACAACAGTTCGTGTGAAAGCTGGCGAATACAGTGATTGTCATGATGCGGATCTAGTTGTCATCTGTGCTGGTGCTGCACAAAAACCTGGAGAAACACGTTTAGATTTAGTATCTAAAAACTTGAAAATATTCAAATCAATTGTTGGTGAAGTAATGGCATCAAAATTTGATGGTATTTTCTTGGTAGCTACAAATCCTGTTGATATTTTAGCGTATGCAACATGGAAATTCTCTGGTTTACCTAAAGAACGTGTTATAGGTTCTGGTACAATTTTAGACTCTGCACGCTTTAGATTATTGTTAAGCGAAGCGTTCGATGTTGCGCCACGTAGCGTCGATGCTCAAATTATTGGTGAACATGGTGACACTGAATTACCAGTATGGTCACACGCTAATATTGCGGGTCAACCTTTGAAGACATTACTTGAACAACGTCCTGAGGGCAAAGCGCAAATTGAACAAATTTTTGTTCAAACACGTGATGCAGCATATGACATTATTCAAGCTAAAGGTGCCACTTATTATGGTGTTGCAATGGGATTAGCTAGAATTACTGAAGCGATTTTCAGAAATGAAGATGCCGTATTGACTGTATCAGCATTATTAGAAGGCGAATATGAGGAAGAAGATGTTTATATTGGTGTTCCAGCAGTCATCAATAGAAACGGTATTCGCAACGTCGTAGAAATCCCATTAAACGACGAAGAACAAAGCAAGTTCGCACATTCAGCTAAAACATTAAAAGATATTATGGCTGAAGCAGAAGAACTTAAATAA
- a CDS encoding PTS sugar transporter subunit IIA translates to MGQQLVHKENIMLNLSATDKESVLSQMSDVLFQNGFVKSTFKDAVIDREKEFATGLPTHLCSVAIPHTDVEHINHRTIGVAVLEKEVPFIEMGTLDQQTEVKIVFMLAMDKVDDQLKLLQQLMQIFQSEEKLEQILRTKDETILATLINDYLEYN, encoded by the coding sequence ATGGGACAGCAATTAGTGCATAAAGAAAATATAATGCTCAATTTGTCGGCAACTGATAAAGAATCCGTATTGTCACAAATGTCAGATGTGTTATTTCAAAATGGGTTCGTGAAGTCAACGTTTAAAGATGCAGTCATCGACAGAGAAAAAGAATTTGCTACTGGTTTACCAACGCATCTATGTTCGGTCGCTATACCGCATACAGATGTCGAACATATTAACCATAGAACGATAGGTGTGGCTGTTCTAGAAAAAGAAGTGCCGTTTATTGAAATGGGAACACTTGATCAACAGACAGAAGTGAAAATCGTTTTTATGTTAGCAATGGATAAAGTAGATGATCAACTTAAGCTGTTACAACAGTTGATGCAAATTTTTCAAAGTGAAGAAAAATTGGAGCAGATTCTACGAACGAAAGATGAAACAATTTTAGCAACACTAATCAATGATTATTTGGAATATAACTAA
- a CDS encoding nucleoside hydrolase, which translates to MKRKIIMDCDPGHDDAIALILAGAIDSPLEILAVTTVAGNQSVDKNTTNALNVLDIMGRQDIAVAKGADRPLIKPAAFASEIHGESGLDGPKLPSTPSRQAVAMPASDVIINKVMTSDTPVTIVATGPLTNVATALIREPRIAEHIESITLMGGGTFGNWTPTAEFNIWVDAEAAKRVFESGITINVFGLDVTHQVLADDHVIERFESINNPVAQFVVELLQFFKKTYKTHFNMDGGPIHDACTILYLLQPELFTMVPVNIDIEHQSPLTYGTMAVDLNHVTGKPANAYFATAVDVEEVWNLIDHKLRTYE; encoded by the coding sequence ATGAAAAGAAAGATTATTATGGATTGTGATCCAGGACACGATGATGCAATAGCATTAATTTTAGCGGGGGCAATTGACAGTCCACTAGAGATATTAGCTGTAACAACAGTCGCAGGTAATCAATCAGTTGACAAGAATACGACAAACGCCTTGAACGTATTGGATATTATGGGACGCCAAGATATAGCAGTAGCGAAAGGTGCGGATAGGCCGTTAATTAAACCAGCTGCCTTTGCTTCTGAAATACATGGGGAATCTGGATTAGATGGTCCGAAACTACCGTCGACACCATCACGTCAAGCAGTTGCAATGCCAGCATCAGATGTGATTATAAACAAAGTGATGACGAGTGATACACCTGTAACAATTGTAGCGACAGGTCCTCTTACGAATGTAGCAACGGCATTGATTCGTGAGCCAAGAATCGCTGAGCATATTGAATCTATTACTTTGATGGGTGGTGGTACATTTGGAAATTGGACGCCTACAGCAGAATTCAATATTTGGGTAGATGCTGAAGCAGCGAAGCGTGTTTTTGAAAGTGGGATTACTATAAATGTGTTTGGTTTAGATGTAACACATCAAGTTTTAGCCGACGATCACGTGATTGAACGCTTTGAAAGTATCAATAATCCTGTTGCACAGTTCGTCGTAGAATTATTGCAATTCTTTAAGAAGACATACAAGACTCACTTTAATATGGATGGTGGTCCAATACATGATGCTTGTACAATTTTGTATTTGTTACAACCAGAATTGTTTACAATGGTACCCGTTAATATCGACATTGAACATCAAAGTCCACTAACTTATGGCACTATGGCTGTCGATTTAAATCATGTTACAGGTAAGCCTGCCAATGCTTATTTTGCTACAGCAGTTGATGTTGAAGAAGTGTGGAACTTGATAGACCATAAGTTACGTACATACGAATAA
- a CDS encoding globin domain-containing protein, with protein MLTEQEKDIIKQTVPLLKEKGTEITSIFYPKMFKAHPELLNMFNQTNQKRGMQSSALAQAVMAAAVNIDNLSVIKPVIMPVAYKHCALQVYAEHYPIVGKNLLKAIQDVTGLEENDPVIQAWAKAYGVIADVFIQIEKEIYDQMMWIGFKPFKITNIKQESEDIKSFTVETEEYDFSEFTPGQYITVDVSSDKLPYRAKRHYSIVSGEKNHLTFGVKRDVTTEHEGEVSTILHDEIKEGDMINLAAPVGGFVLENTTEPQLFLGSGIGVTPLVAMYEAASAKGLDTQMVQVAENEQHLPFKDNFNSIASHHDNAKLYTHLKDKQGYIGAEELQVFLANKPEIYICGGTKFLQSMIEALKSLNYDMDRVHYETFIPRLSVAV; from the coding sequence ATGCTTACAGAACAAGAGAAAGACATTATCAAACAAACGGTGCCTTTACTTAAAGAGAAAGGGACAGAAATTACGTCAATCTTTTATCCAAAAATGTTTAAAGCGCATCCTGAACTTTTAAACATGTTTAATCAAACGAACCAAAAACGAGGCATGCAATCTTCAGCATTAGCACAAGCTGTAATGGCCGCAGCGGTTAATATCGATAACTTAAGTGTTATTAAACCAGTCATTATGCCAGTCGCATATAAACACTGCGCACTACAAGTTTATGCTGAACATTATCCAATTGTGGGGAAAAATTTATTAAAAGCCATTCAAGACGTGACAGGATTAGAAGAAAATGACCCTGTCATTCAAGCTTGGGCAAAAGCATATGGCGTTATTGCGGATGTGTTCATCCAAATTGAAAAAGAAATTTATGATCAAATGATGTGGATTGGTTTTAAACCATTCAAAATTACCAATATTAAACAAGAATCTGAAGACATTAAATCATTTACAGTTGAAACTGAAGAATATGACTTTAGTGAATTTACACCAGGCCAATACATCACAGTTGATGTTTCTAGTGATAAACTTCCATATAGAGCTAAACGTCACTATTCTATCGTATCAGGTGAAAAAAACCATTTAACTTTTGGCGTTAAACGTGATGTCACAACAGAACATGAAGGCGAAGTTTCAACAATTTTACACGATGAGATTAAAGAAGGCGATATGATTAATTTAGCTGCGCCTGTAGGTGGATTCGTATTAGAGAATACGACTGAACCACAACTTTTCTTAGGTTCAGGTATTGGTGTTACACCTTTAGTAGCTATGTATGAAGCTGCCTCTGCCAAAGGTTTAGATACACAGATGGTTCAAGTTGCTGAAAATGAACAACATTTACCTTTCAAAGACAACTTCAACAGTATCGCAAGCCATCATGACAACGCTAAATTATATACACACTTAAAAGATAAACAAGGCTATATTGGTGCTGAAGAATTACAAGTATTTTTAGCAAATAAACCTGAAATTTATATCTGTGGTGGTACAAAATTCTTACAATCTATGATCGAAGCACTTAAATCTTTAAATTACGATATGGATCGCGTACACTACGAAACATTTATTCCAAGACTAAGCGTTGCAGTATAA
- a CDS encoding PTS galactitol transporter subunit IIC, producing MSYFTDFVRGFLDLGATVILPVVIFLLGLFFRQKIGAAFRSGLTIGVAFVGIFLVIDLLVKNLGPAAQAMVKNLGVSLNVIDVGWPATSSIAWASSVAAFIIPLGIIVNVVLLVTKVTKTMNVDIWNFWHYTFTAAMVYAVSGSIWQALLAAVIFQIICLKVADWTAPMMSEFFDLPGVSIATGSTISYAPGIYLVKLLQKVPGLNKLDADPETIQKRFGAFGESIFVGLILGLGIGVLAGYKPGDIINLGMSMAAVMVLMPRMVKILMEGLMPVSESARTWLNKRFGEREIYIGLDAAVALGHPAVISTALILVPITVLLAVILPGNQVLPFGDLATIPFVVAFIVGAARGNIIHSVIVGTIMIAISLYIATDVAPIFTDMAKGTNVQMPKGSSEISSIDQGGNIVNYLIFKLFSLFN from the coding sequence ATGAGTTACTTCACTGATTTTGTAAGGGGATTTTTAGATTTAGGTGCAACTGTTATTTTACCGGTTGTCATATTCTTGCTTGGCCTATTCTTTAGGCAGAAAATTGGAGCGGCATTTAGGTCTGGTTTAACAATAGGTGTGGCTTTTGTAGGGATTTTCTTAGTCATCGATTTATTAGTTAAAAATTTAGGGCCAGCAGCACAAGCGATGGTTAAAAATTTAGGCGTCAGTCTGAATGTGATTGATGTAGGTTGGCCAGCAACATCATCTATCGCTTGGGCATCATCTGTCGCAGCATTTATTATTCCACTCGGAATCATAGTTAACGTTGTATTGCTAGTAACTAAAGTGACAAAGACGATGAATGTAGATATTTGGAATTTTTGGCATTATACGTTTACAGCAGCAATGGTTTATGCCGTATCAGGCAGTATTTGGCAAGCGTTATTAGCAGCAGTTATTTTCCAAATTATCTGTTTGAAAGTAGCAGATTGGACAGCACCGATGATGAGTGAGTTCTTTGATTTACCAGGTGTATCGATTGCTACAGGAAGTACAATTTCTTATGCACCAGGTATTTACTTAGTTAAATTGTTACAAAAAGTACCCGGTCTGAATAAGTTAGATGCTGATCCTGAAACAATTCAAAAACGTTTTGGCGCATTTGGAGAGTCTATATTTGTCGGCTTAATTTTAGGTTTAGGTATTGGTGTGTTAGCAGGTTACAAACCTGGAGACATCATTAATTTAGGAATGTCAATGGCTGCAGTAATGGTATTAATGCCTAGAATGGTAAAAATCTTAATGGAAGGTTTAATGCCAGTTTCAGAGTCTGCAAGAACATGGCTAAATAAACGTTTTGGCGAACGTGAAATTTATATTGGATTGGATGCGGCTGTAGCATTAGGTCATCCAGCAGTTATTTCGACAGCATTAATTTTAGTACCTATCACTGTTTTATTAGCCGTTATTTTACCAGGAAACCAAGTACTACCTTTTGGTGACTTAGCAACGATACCATTTGTTGTCGCGTTTATTGTTGGTGCAGCAAGAGGAAACATTATTCATTCTGTCATTGTGGGTACGATTATGATTGCAATTTCACTATATATTGCAACAGACGTAGCACCCATTTTCACAGATATGGCGAAAGGTACGAATGTACAAATGCCAAAAGGTTCATCTGAAATTTCAAGTATTGATCAAGGTGGTAATATCGTTAACTATCTTATCTTTAAACTATTTAGTCTATTCAATTAA
- a CDS encoding PTS sugar transporter subunit IIB, which translates to MKQVLVACGAGIATSTVVNNAIEEMAKEHNIKVDIKQIKITEVGPYEDTADLLVTTAMTKKEYKFPVINARNFLTGIGIEETKQQILTELQK; encoded by the coding sequence ATGAAACAAGTATTAGTAGCGTGTGGTGCAGGTATTGCAACGTCAACAGTAGTAAATAATGCAATTGAAGAAATGGCAAAGGAACACAATATTAAAGTAGATATTAAACAAATCAAAATTACAGAAGTTGGACCTTATGAAGACACTGCAGATTTATTAGTTACAACTGCAATGACAAAAAAAGAATATAAATTCCCAGTTATCAACGCACGTAATTTCTTAACTGGTATTGGTATTGAAGAAACAAAACAACAAATCTTAACAGAGTTACAAAAATAA
- a CDS encoding zinc-binding dehydrogenase has protein sequence MKALVKTREGHGNLELLDKEVATPLDDKVKIKVHYAGICGTDIHTYEGHYKVNFPVTLGHEFSGEIVEVGADVKDFKVGDRVTSETTFYVCNECEYCKSKDYNLCNHRKGIGTQVDGAFTNYVIAREESLHHIPDEVSYQSAAMTEPLACAHHGVSKIQVNSGDVAVVMGPGPIGLLVAQVLKSKGATVVVTGLDNDKVRLDKAEALHMDYVVNLQQTDLKTYINGITDGYGADVVVECSGAVPAARQGLDILRKKGFYSQIGIFKDAEIPFDMEKVIQKEITVVGSRSQKPADWEPSLQLMADGLVNAEALVTKIYDISKWDEAYQHLKSGEGIKALLKPLDLDENEGEN, from the coding sequence GTGAAAGCTTTAGTAAAAACAAGAGAAGGACATGGCAACTTAGAACTTCTTGATAAAGAAGTTGCAACACCGCTAGATGATAAAGTAAAGATTAAAGTACATTATGCAGGAATTTGTGGCACAGATATTCATACTTATGAAGGTCATTATAAAGTTAATTTTCCAGTGACATTAGGTCATGAATTTTCTGGTGAAATCGTTGAAGTTGGAGCAGACGTTAAAGATTTTAAAGTTGGTGACCGTGTCACATCTGAAACGACATTCTATGTTTGTAATGAGTGTGAATACTGTAAATCAAAAGACTATAATTTATGCAACCATCGAAAAGGTATTGGAACACAAGTTGATGGCGCATTTACTAATTATGTCATTGCACGTGAAGAAAGTTTGCATCATATTCCAGACGAAGTATCGTATCAGTCTGCAGCTATGACAGAACCATTAGCATGTGCACATCATGGCGTTTCTAAGATTCAAGTCAATTCAGGCGATGTAGCAGTTGTAATGGGACCTGGGCCAATCGGATTACTTGTAGCACAAGTGTTAAAAAGTAAAGGCGCAACTGTTGTGGTAACTGGATTGGACAATGACAAAGTCAGATTAGATAAAGCAGAAGCATTGCACATGGATTATGTAGTCAATTTACAACAAACAGACTTAAAAACGTATATCAATGGAATTACAGACGGTTACGGTGCAGATGTTGTTGTTGAATGTTCAGGTGCAGTTCCAGCAGCACGACAAGGTTTGGATATTTTACGCAAAAAAGGTTTCTACAGTCAAATAGGTATTTTTAAGGATGCTGAAATTCCATTTGATATGGAAAAAGTGATTCAAAAAGAAATAACAGTTGTTGGTAGTAGAAGTCAAAAGCCAGCAGATTGGGAACCTTCATTGCAACTTATGGCGGATGGTTTAGTAAATGCTGAAGCTTTGGTGACAAAAATATATGATATTTCGAAATGGGACGAGGCGTATCAACATTTAAAATCCGGCGAAGGTATTAAAGCATTACTTAAGCCGCTCGATTTAGATGAAAATGAAGGAGAGAATTAA
- a CDS encoding PTS transporter subunit EIIC, with amino-acid sequence MKSLFEKAQQFGKSFMLPIAILPAAGLLLGIGGALSNPNTVKAYPILDITLLQNIFTLMSAAGSIVFQNLPVIFAIGVAIGLSRSDKGTAGLAALLGFLIMNATMNGLLTITGTLAKDQLAQNGQGMVLGIQTVETGVFGGIITGIMTAILHNKYHKVVLPPYLGFFGGSRFVPIVTAFAAIFLGVLMFFIWPSIQAGIYHVGGFVTKTGAIGTFVYGFILRLLGPLGLHHIFYLPFWQTALGGTLEVKGHLVQGTQNIFFAQLGDPDVTKYYSGVSRFMSGRFITMMFGLCGAALAIYHTAKPEHKKVVGGLMLSAALTSFLTGITEPLEFSFLFVAPILYVIHAFFDGLAFMMADIFNITIGQTFSGGFIDFLLFGVLQGNSKTNYLYVIPIGIVWFCLYYIVFRFLITKFNFKTPGREDKAAAQQVEATERAQTIVAGLGGKDNIEIVDCCATRLRVTLHQNDKVDKVLLESTGAKGVIQQGTGVQVIYGPHVTVIKNEIEELLGD; translated from the coding sequence ATGAAATCTTTATTTGAAAAAGCACAGCAGTTCGGCAAGTCCTTTATGTTACCTATCGCAATCTTACCAGCTGCAGGTCTATTGTTGGGTATCGGTGGTGCATTAAGTAATCCAAACACCGTTAAAGCATACCCTATTTTAGATATTACCTTATTACAAAATATTTTTACATTAATGTCAGCTGCAGGTAGTATTGTTTTCCAAAATTTACCGGTCATCTTTGCAATTGGTGTCGCAATCGGATTATCTAGAAGCGATAAAGGTACTGCAGGTTTAGCTGCGCTGCTCGGTTTCTTAATTATGAACGCAACTATGAATGGCTTATTAACTATCACGGGCACATTGGCAAAAGATCAGCTTGCACAAAATGGACAAGGCATGGTGCTCGGTATACAAACGGTTGAAACCGGTGTTTTTGGCGGGATTATCACAGGTATTATGACCGCAATACTTCACAACAAATATCACAAAGTGGTATTACCACCGTATTTAGGTTTCTTTGGTGGCTCTAGATTTGTCCCTATTGTCACAGCATTTGCCGCAATCTTTTTAGGTGTATTGATGTTTTTCATTTGGCCAAGCATACAAGCCGGCATTTATCATGTTGGTGGATTTGTAACGAAAACAGGTGCCATCGGTACTTTTGTTTATGGCTTCATCTTAAGATTGTTAGGTCCACTCGGTTTACACCATATTTTTTACTTACCGTTTTGGCAGACGGCACTTGGTGGTACTTTAGAAGTCAAAGGGCACTTAGTTCAAGGTACGCAGAACATCTTCTTTGCTCAACTTGGTGATCCAGATGTGACGAAGTATTATTCAGGTGTGTCACGCTTTATGTCAGGCCGTTTTATTACGATGATGTTCGGCTTATGTGGTGCCGCACTTGCAATTTATCACACAGCTAAACCTGAACATAAAAAAGTTGTCGGCGGTTTAATGTTATCCGCTGCACTCACTTCATTTTTAACAGGTATTACCGAACCTTTAGAGTTTAGTTTCTTGTTTGTCGCACCTATTCTTTATGTAATCCATGCCTTCTTTGATGGATTAGCATTTATGATGGCAGACATTTTCAACATTACAATTGGTCAAACCTTCAGTGGAGGCTTTATCGATTTCTTACTCTTTGGTGTGCTACAAGGTAATAGTAAAACAAACTACCTATACGTCATACCTATTGGAATTGTGTGGTTCTGTTTGTATTACATCGTTTTCAGATTCTTAATTACGAAATTTAATTTCAAAACACCTGGTCGAGAAGATAAAGCTGCAGCACAACAAGTTGAGGCTACTGAAAGAGCACAAACTATTGTTGCTGGTTTGGGAGGCAAAGATAACATTGAAATCGTTGACTGTTGTGCAACGAGACTACGCGTCACACTTCATCAAAATGACAAAGTCGATAAAGTATTACTCGAAAGTACTGGTGCCAAAGGTGTAATCCAGCAAGGCACTGGTGTGCAAGTAATTTATGGGCCTCACGTTACAGTTATCAAAAATGAAATTGAAGAATTGCTCGGGGATTAA
- a CDS encoding BglG family transcription antiterminator: MNGDNQQILREIVLNPTIHGKELESIFGLSRRQLGYRIQKINLWLEQEGYPKLERTSQGNFIVSSEIMTLFKRDVSEQQMLNGNNVIFSIETRRYYLMLMLFSKENAMSLNHFSIDLQVSKNTVIHDINHVKEQLENHGLSLKYSRKHGYEIVGDEFEVRRFFIKLIDQRLNHDITKSEVLKALNLTFEDIAYQKDKIKQVEQFLKSRFIDKSLSSLPYVLCVIRRRIQSGHVMNPLNINYQYLRDTKEYQATEIMTQHEPDLPEAEKLYLTLHLLSTSVQWTDLQESDSISNLTMAIAQMIHHFEQITFINIEDKEKLSQQLLLHLTPAFYRIKYNLTDRDELINPLQGNYQSLFHMVKQSCQSLTEYFGKSLPDNEIAYLTMLFGGSLRRQDENFDGKIKAIIVCTQGTSVSQMMLYELRNLFPEIIFLDAISLRTFENYTLDYDIVFSPMFVLTHKKLFITKVALSENEQRKLRKEVMKYINKESADIDKEINKLMALIERTTTVNDITELRDGLEDFIANYNSISTINGSIVTQNKTLDLADLIPARHVKRMHHVENIDEAIAKASDVLVANHFIDIKYIHEMQQVFDDSYMVIMQNIAIPHAYSEKHVHKTAMSMLILQEPIYMSDGTAIHIIVPIAAVDKVTHLRALLQLRDVAQDNDAIKRIIQSRKNSDVNEILKNYSNKEARENGWDSN; this comes from the coding sequence ATGAACGGGGATAATCAGCAAATACTCAGAGAAATTGTATTGAATCCTACTATTCATGGTAAAGAACTTGAATCGATATTTGGTTTGTCTCGTAGACAACTAGGATATCGCATTCAAAAAATCAATTTGTGGCTTGAACAAGAGGGTTATCCAAAACTTGAAAGAACAAGCCAAGGAAATTTTATTGTAAGTTCTGAAATCATGACGTTATTCAAGCGAGATGTATCGGAGCAGCAAATGTTAAACGGCAACAATGTCATTTTTAGCATAGAAACACGTCGTTATTATTTAATGCTCATGCTTTTTAGTAAGGAAAACGCAATGTCTCTAAACCATTTTTCAATTGATTTACAAGTCAGTAAAAATACTGTCATTCACGATATAAATCATGTGAAAGAGCAATTGGAAAATCATGGTTTGTCACTTAAGTATTCTCGAAAACATGGTTATGAAATTGTTGGTGATGAATTTGAAGTTCGCCGTTTCTTCATTAAGTTGATTGATCAAAGGTTGAATCATGATATTACTAAAAGTGAAGTTTTAAAGGCGCTCAACTTAACATTCGAAGATATCGCATATCAAAAAGACAAGATCAAACAGGTAGAACAATTTTTGAAGAGTCGCTTTATAGACAAATCACTTAGTTCATTGCCTTATGTCCTTTGTGTGATTCGTAGACGAATTCAAAGTGGTCATGTGATGAATCCATTAAATATTAATTATCAGTATTTGAGGGATACGAAAGAATATCAAGCAACGGAGATTATGACGCAACATGAGCCGGATTTGCCAGAAGCGGAAAAGTTATATTTGACATTACACTTACTTTCAACAAGTGTGCAATGGACTGATTTGCAAGAATCAGATAGCATATCGAATTTAACGATGGCCATCGCTCAAATGATTCACCATTTTGAACAAATCACTTTTATTAACATTGAAGATAAGGAGAAATTATCACAGCAACTCTTGTTACATTTAACGCCTGCTTTTTATAGGATTAAATATAACTTAACGGATCGTGATGAATTAATAAATCCTTTACAAGGAAATTATCAATCCTTATTTCATATGGTGAAACAATCATGTCAATCGTTAACTGAATATTTCGGAAAATCGTTGCCTGATAATGAAATAGCATATTTAACCATGTTGTTCGGAGGTAGTTTGAGACGTCAAGATGAAAACTTCGATGGCAAGATAAAAGCTATTATCGTGTGTACACAAGGCACGTCAGTATCACAAATGATGTTATACGAGTTGCGAAACTTATTTCCAGAAATTATTTTCTTAGATGCGATTTCACTTAGAACATTTGAAAATTACACATTAGATTATGACATCGTCTTTTCACCAATGTTTGTCCTAACACATAAAAAATTATTTATCACAAAAGTAGCTTTATCTGAAAATGAGCAACGAAAGTTACGTAAAGAAGTGATGAAGTACATTAATAAGGAATCGGCTGACATTGATAAGGAAATAAACAAGTTAATGGCATTAATTGAACGCACAACGACAGTTAATGACATTACAGAACTACGTGATGGTTTAGAAGATTTTATTGCCAATTATAATTCAATTTCAACCATTAATGGATCGATTGTCACACAAAATAAGACATTAGATTTAGCTGACTTGATACCGGCAAGGCACGTGAAAAGAATGCATCATGTTGAAAATATTGATGAAGCTATTGCTAAAGCAAGTGATGTGTTAGTTGCTAATCATTTTATTGATATTAAATATATTCATGAGATGCAACAGGTATTTGATGATTCGTATATGGTTATCATGCAAAATATTGCTATTCCACATGCATACTCTGAAAAGCATGTACATAAAACAGCGATGAGTATGTTGATATTACAAGAACCAATATACATGTCAGATGGCACAGCAATCCATATTATTGTACCTATTGCTGCTGTTGATAAAGTGACACACTTAAGAGCGTTACTACAATTGAGAGATGTGGCGCAAGACAATGACGCAATTAAGCGCATCATACAAAGTCGCAAAAATTCTGATGTAAATGAGATTTTAAAAAATTATTCAAATAAAGAAGCGAGGGAAAATGGATGGGACAGCAATTAG